The Argopecten irradians isolate NY chromosome 16, Ai_NY, whole genome shotgun sequence genome window below encodes:
- the LOC138310353 gene encoding la-related protein 4-like isoform X1, protein MVRMQVELTANLEENSAALMTSDRGTSGGAELTLTTPVTPKTAAGLNPNATVFSLSNKTSTPNPLLDASAWDGINANDEYQHANGDIGKGEQGGAVETPIESPLSSDVSSGYIDNQAPVVTAFPTENTVVDAEDNVVNPGIVTEDQLRQMLKEQLENCFSRESLASDRYLQSQMDADQYVPIATVADLQQIQQLTNDLELITELLKELPNVQVLEVDGKCEKVRPIHNRCIVILREIPESTPLEDVKNLFSGEKCPRFVSCEFAANDSWYVTFDSDVSAQQAYQYLREEQCTFLNKPILARIKAKPLIRMTYPRNGYRPQYHQQQQAVQQQQAPPQQTGVGVTSPPAVSQADQAAQQQSQQPSQQQTQYQVQQQVPIMTPFINGQQTLPFFPNAALLQSWPTNVTSPTLLDPSMVITTPSTSSSSSHTTIDIMRLMQAKAGNTWGHRDERDHIFSLTEMGQVLMKEVLAINGYQATSVAKLNSGPSRHQYTNVNRNSRNQRPVRLNHEHRMHSDNRPNQDRQQGPSGGSMDRRGDNTGGGGGGGGGSHRTSPRNSDNSQISGHHSPFHREGRRGDNSNINHSHMVHSTVQQQQTQQPVTDNNSNITVNNRQSDNLSQRMTRSYRSRRRRDDDGARNMRPNSSQALPKDSKLPNDPQFDLEINSFPPLPGPGAANSSTAGDVFESKLSDVVKGTAKPQVRESKASPPPVPPPPPPPSASIQSPPVAIPKPQVPVAVTATTTSVPATTRPSSPPKSRESTTATSTTAATTNSSSGNTTSVPSSGSANCTAVASPVTRVPSPPVVPQKSVKILSMPESQPKSAESHTSQRTVSSTPKTQEKPVPVQQQAQVKLTYAQMLARGREAEAAAAAAAAAAAEGGSKQRSSDESGEEDSKTTTSVRASQTLKEQSQTIKTTTANNSRPPVKDQGRREFEPKDQRYGGRRAKENRERRDRRRSERDGSRSSTK, encoded by the exons GTCACACCTAAGACAGCTGCTGGGTTAAATCCAAATGCCACCGTCTTCTCGCTCAGCAATAAAACGAGCACGCCTAACCCACTGCTGGACGCTTCTGCGTGGGACGGGATCAATGCAAATGATG AGTACCAGCATGCCAACGGTGACATTGGGAAGGGAGAACAGGGAGGGGCGGTAGAAACTCCCATTGAGTCCCCCCTCTCCAGTGATGTCTCCTCGGGTTACATCGACAACCAGGCCCCTGTGGTCACAGCGTTCCCTACCGAGAACACTGTTGTTG atGCGGAGGATAACGTTGTCAATCCTGGTATTGTGACAGAGGACCAACTGCGACAGATGCTAAAGGAACAGCTGGAAAACTGCTTCTCCAG AGAAAGTCTTGCCAGTGACCGCTACCTACAATCACAAATGGATGCTGACCAGTATGTTCCCATAGCAACTGTTGCTGACCTCCAACAAATTCAGCAGCTCACAAATGACCTGGAACTTATCACAGAATTACTTAAAG AACTACCTAACGTACAAGTACTAGAGGTAGATGGGAAATGTGAGAAAGTTCGTCCGATTCACAATCGCTGTATAGTGATTCTACGGGAGATTCCTGAGTCAACACCTCTCGAG GATGTGAAAAACCTGTTCAGTGGAGAGAAATGTCCGAGGTTTGTGAGCTGCGAGTTTGCAGCAAATGATAGTTGGTATGTGACGTTTGACTCTGACGTGAGTGCTCAGCAGGCGTACCAGTACCTACGAGAGGAACAATGCACCTTCCTTAACAAACCTATTCTG GCGAGAATCAAAGCCAAGCCACTGATACGGATGACGTATCCCCGTAACGGGTACAGACCACAGTATCACCAACAACAGCAGGCTGTTCAACAGCAACAAGCACCACCACAACAGACTGGGgtaggagttacctcccctccCGCCGTGTCGCAGGCGGACCAGGCTGCTCAACAACAGTCGCAACAACCATCACAGCAACAAACACAATACCAGGTACAGCAACAGGTACCGATAATGACGCCGTTCATCAACGGTCAGCAA ACTCTTCCATTTTTCCCAAACGCTGCCCTGCTGCAATCCTGGCCAACAAATGTAACTAGTCCGACCCTGTTGGATCCCAGTATGGTAATTACGACTCCCTCTacttcttcctcctcctcccATACTACCATAGACATCATGAGACTGATGCAGGCCAAAGCTGGGAACACATGGGGCCACAGAGATGAAAGG GATCACATATTTTCCTTGACTGAGATGGGGCAGGTTTTGATGAAAGAG GTTTTAGCCATTAATGGCTACCAGGCCACTAGTGTGGCTAAACTGAACTCGGGACCGTCACGACATCAATACACCAACGTCAACCGAAATAG TAGAAACCAGCGACCTGTTCGCCTTAACCATGAACACCGTATGCATTCAGACAACCGTCCAAACCAGGACCGTCAACAAGGACCTTCTGGAGGGTCGATGGATCGCCGCGGTGATAACACTGGGGGAGGTGGTGGTGGTGGCGGCGGTAGTCACCGCACTAGTCCACGTAACTCTGACAATTCACAGATATCAGGTCACCATTCCCCATTCCACCGTGAGGGgcgaaggggagataattcaaataTCAACCACTCTCACATGGTGCATTCAACAGTTCagcaacaacaaacacaacaaccGGTCACAGATAACAATTCCAATATTACAGTCAATAACCGCCAATCAGACAACTTATCACAGAG GATGACGAGAAGTTATAGAAGTCGCAGGAGAAGAGACGACGATGGTGCTAGAAATATG CGACCCAATTCTTCCCAGGCTCTCCCCAAAGACAGTAAATTGCCTAACGATCCACAGTTTGATCTAGAAATCAATTCGTTCCCACCATTACCAGGACCGGGAGCAGCT AATTCATCAACAGCTGGTGATGTCTTTGAGAGCAAGTTATCGGATGTTGTTAAGGGAACAGCTAAGCCCCAGGTGCGGGAGTCGAAGGCGTCCCCACCCCCTGTACCTCCCCCTCCACCACCTCCGTCTGCGTCTATACAGTCACCGCCAGTGGCCATTCCTAAGCCACAGGTACCGGTCGCTGTCACGGCGACAACAACATCAGTGCCTGCCACAACACGACCCTCAAGTCCGCCAAAGTCCCGGGAGTCTACAACCGCAACGTCAACGACAGCTGCGACGACAAACAGCTCCAGTGGAAATACAACATCAGTGCCATCTAGTGGTAGTGCCAATTGTACGGCCGTGGCGAGCCCGGTGACACGAGTGCCATCCCCACCAGTTGTACCACAGAA GTCAGTCAAGATATTGAGCATGCCTGAGAGTCAGCCAAAATCTGCAGAAAGCCACACGTCTCAGAGAACAGTCAGCAGTACTCCAAAGACT CAGGAAAAACCTGTTCCAGTTCAACAACAGGCTCAAGTCAAACTTACCTATGCTCAAATGTTGGCCCGTGGCCGCGAGGCTGAAGCTGCCGCCGCTGCTGCTGCGGCCGCCGCAGCTGAGGGTGGCAGTAAACAGCGCAGCAGTGATGAATCGGGCGAGGAGGACTCTAAAACTACTACTAGTGTGCGTGCCAGTCAAACATTGAAAGAGCAATCTCAGACAATTAAAACGACTACTGCCAATAACTCTAGACCTCCAGTCAAAGACCAGGGGCGACGTGAATTTGAACCTAAAGACCAGAGATACGGCGGACGTCGTGCCAAAGAGAACCGCGAGCGAAGGGACAGAAGACGTAGTGAACGGGATGGATCTCGGTCGTCGACGAAATAA
- the LOC138310353 gene encoding la-related protein 4-like isoform X3, giving the protein MVRMQVELTANLEENSAALMTSDRGTSGGAELTLTTPVTPKTAAGLNPNATVFSLSNKTSTPNPLLDASAWDGINANDEYQHANGDIGKGEQGGAVETPIESPLSSDVSSGYIDNQAPVVTAFPTENTVVDAEDNVVNPGIVTEDQLRQMLKEQLENCFSRESLASDRYLQSQMDADQYVPIATVADLQQIQQLTNDLELITELLKELPNVQVLEVDGKCEKVRPIHNRCIVILREIPESTPLEDVKNLFSGEKCPRFVSCEFAANDSWYVTFDSDVSAQQAYQYLREEQCTFLNKPILARIKAKPLIRMTYPRNGYRPQYHQQQQAVQQQQAPPQQTGVGVTSPPAVSQADQAAQQQSQQPSQQQTQYQVQQQVPIMTPFINGQQTLPFFPNAALLQSWPTNVTSPTLLDPSMVITTPSTSSSSSHTTIDIMRLMQAKAGNTWGHRDERVLAINGYQATSVAKLNSGPSRHQYTNVNRNSRNQRPVRLNHEHRMHSDNRPNQDRQQGPSGGSMDRRGDNTGGGGGGGGGSHRTSPRNSDNSQISGHHSPFHREGRRGDNSNINHSHMVHSTVQQQQTQQPVTDNNSNITVNNRQSDNLSQRMTRSYRSRRRRDDDGARNMRPNSSQALPKDSKLPNDPQFDLEINSFPPLPGPGAANSSTAGDVFESKLSDVVKGTAKPQVRESKASPPPVPPPPPPPSASIQSPPVAIPKPQVPVAVTATTTSVPATTRPSSPPKSRESTTATSTTAATTNSSSGNTTSVPSSGSANCTAVASPVTRVPSPPVVPQKSVKILSMPESQPKSAESHTSQRTVSSTPKTQEKPVPVQQQAQVKLTYAQMLARGREAEAAAAAAAAAAAEGGSKQRSSDESGEEDSKTTTSVRASQTLKEQSQTIKTTTANNSRPPVKDQGRREFEPKDQRYGGRRAKENRERRDRRRSERDGSRSSTK; this is encoded by the exons GTCACACCTAAGACAGCTGCTGGGTTAAATCCAAATGCCACCGTCTTCTCGCTCAGCAATAAAACGAGCACGCCTAACCCACTGCTGGACGCTTCTGCGTGGGACGGGATCAATGCAAATGATG AGTACCAGCATGCCAACGGTGACATTGGGAAGGGAGAACAGGGAGGGGCGGTAGAAACTCCCATTGAGTCCCCCCTCTCCAGTGATGTCTCCTCGGGTTACATCGACAACCAGGCCCCTGTGGTCACAGCGTTCCCTACCGAGAACACTGTTGTTG atGCGGAGGATAACGTTGTCAATCCTGGTATTGTGACAGAGGACCAACTGCGACAGATGCTAAAGGAACAGCTGGAAAACTGCTTCTCCAG AGAAAGTCTTGCCAGTGACCGCTACCTACAATCACAAATGGATGCTGACCAGTATGTTCCCATAGCAACTGTTGCTGACCTCCAACAAATTCAGCAGCTCACAAATGACCTGGAACTTATCACAGAATTACTTAAAG AACTACCTAACGTACAAGTACTAGAGGTAGATGGGAAATGTGAGAAAGTTCGTCCGATTCACAATCGCTGTATAGTGATTCTACGGGAGATTCCTGAGTCAACACCTCTCGAG GATGTGAAAAACCTGTTCAGTGGAGAGAAATGTCCGAGGTTTGTGAGCTGCGAGTTTGCAGCAAATGATAGTTGGTATGTGACGTTTGACTCTGACGTGAGTGCTCAGCAGGCGTACCAGTACCTACGAGAGGAACAATGCACCTTCCTTAACAAACCTATTCTG GCGAGAATCAAAGCCAAGCCACTGATACGGATGACGTATCCCCGTAACGGGTACAGACCACAGTATCACCAACAACAGCAGGCTGTTCAACAGCAACAAGCACCACCACAACAGACTGGGgtaggagttacctcccctccCGCCGTGTCGCAGGCGGACCAGGCTGCTCAACAACAGTCGCAACAACCATCACAGCAACAAACACAATACCAGGTACAGCAACAGGTACCGATAATGACGCCGTTCATCAACGGTCAGCAA ACTCTTCCATTTTTCCCAAACGCTGCCCTGCTGCAATCCTGGCCAACAAATGTAACTAGTCCGACCCTGTTGGATCCCAGTATGGTAATTACGACTCCCTCTacttcttcctcctcctcccATACTACCATAGACATCATGAGACTGATGCAGGCCAAAGCTGGGAACACATGGGGCCACAGAGATGAAAGG GTTTTAGCCATTAATGGCTACCAGGCCACTAGTGTGGCTAAACTGAACTCGGGACCGTCACGACATCAATACACCAACGTCAACCGAAATAG TAGAAACCAGCGACCTGTTCGCCTTAACCATGAACACCGTATGCATTCAGACAACCGTCCAAACCAGGACCGTCAACAAGGACCTTCTGGAGGGTCGATGGATCGCCGCGGTGATAACACTGGGGGAGGTGGTGGTGGTGGCGGCGGTAGTCACCGCACTAGTCCACGTAACTCTGACAATTCACAGATATCAGGTCACCATTCCCCATTCCACCGTGAGGGgcgaaggggagataattcaaataTCAACCACTCTCACATGGTGCATTCAACAGTTCagcaacaacaaacacaacaaccGGTCACAGATAACAATTCCAATATTACAGTCAATAACCGCCAATCAGACAACTTATCACAGAG GATGACGAGAAGTTATAGAAGTCGCAGGAGAAGAGACGACGATGGTGCTAGAAATATG CGACCCAATTCTTCCCAGGCTCTCCCCAAAGACAGTAAATTGCCTAACGATCCACAGTTTGATCTAGAAATCAATTCGTTCCCACCATTACCAGGACCGGGAGCAGCT AATTCATCAACAGCTGGTGATGTCTTTGAGAGCAAGTTATCGGATGTTGTTAAGGGAACAGCTAAGCCCCAGGTGCGGGAGTCGAAGGCGTCCCCACCCCCTGTACCTCCCCCTCCACCACCTCCGTCTGCGTCTATACAGTCACCGCCAGTGGCCATTCCTAAGCCACAGGTACCGGTCGCTGTCACGGCGACAACAACATCAGTGCCTGCCACAACACGACCCTCAAGTCCGCCAAAGTCCCGGGAGTCTACAACCGCAACGTCAACGACAGCTGCGACGACAAACAGCTCCAGTGGAAATACAACATCAGTGCCATCTAGTGGTAGTGCCAATTGTACGGCCGTGGCGAGCCCGGTGACACGAGTGCCATCCCCACCAGTTGTACCACAGAA GTCAGTCAAGATATTGAGCATGCCTGAGAGTCAGCCAAAATCTGCAGAAAGCCACACGTCTCAGAGAACAGTCAGCAGTACTCCAAAGACT CAGGAAAAACCTGTTCCAGTTCAACAACAGGCTCAAGTCAAACTTACCTATGCTCAAATGTTGGCCCGTGGCCGCGAGGCTGAAGCTGCCGCCGCTGCTGCTGCGGCCGCCGCAGCTGAGGGTGGCAGTAAACAGCGCAGCAGTGATGAATCGGGCGAGGAGGACTCTAAAACTACTACTAGTGTGCGTGCCAGTCAAACATTGAAAGAGCAATCTCAGACAATTAAAACGACTACTGCCAATAACTCTAGACCTCCAGTCAAAGACCAGGGGCGACGTGAATTTGAACCTAAAGACCAGAGATACGGCGGACGTCGTGCCAAAGAGAACCGCGAGCGAAGGGACAGAAGACGTAGTGAACGGGATGGATCTCGGTCGTCGACGAAATAA
- the LOC138310353 gene encoding la-related protein 4-like isoform X6 encodes MVRMQVELTANLEENSAALMTSDRGTSGGAELTLTTPVTPKTAAGLNPNATVFSLSNKTSTPNPLLDASAWDGINANDEYQHANGDIGKGEQGGAVETPIESPLSSDVSSGYIDNQAPVVTAFPTENTVVDAEDNVVNPGIVTEDQLRQMLKEQLENCFSRESLASDRYLQSQMDADQYVPIATVADLQQIQQLTNDLELITELLKELPNVQVLEVDGKCEKVRPIHNRCIVILREIPESTPLEDVKNLFSGEKCPRFVSCEFAANDSWYVTFDSDVSAQQAYQYLREEQCTFLNKPILARIKAKPLIRMTYPRNGYRPQYHQQQQAVQQQQAPPQQTGVGVTSPPAVSQADQAAQQQSQQPSQQQTQYQVQQQVPIMTPFINGQQTLPFFPNAALLQSWPTNVTSPTLLDPSMVLAINGYQATSVAKLNSGPSRHQYTNVNRNSRNQRPVRLNHEHRMHSDNRPNQDRQQGPSGGSMDRRGDNTGGGGGGGGGSHRTSPRNSDNSQISGHHSPFHREGRRGDNSNINHSHMVHSTVQQQQTQQPVTDNNSNITVNNRQSDNLSQRMTRSYRSRRRRDDDGARNMRPNSSQALPKDSKLPNDPQFDLEINSFPPLPGPGAANSSTAGDVFESKLSDVVKGTAKPQVRESKASPPPVPPPPPPPSASIQSPPVAIPKPQVPVAVTATTTSVPATTRPSSPPKSRESTTATSTTAATTNSSSGNTTSVPSSGSANCTAVASPVTRVPSPPVVPQKSVKILSMPESQPKSAESHTSQRTVSSTPKTQEKPVPVQQQAQVKLTYAQMLARGREAEAAAAAAAAAAAEGGSKQRSSDESGEEDSKTTTSVRASQTLKEQSQTIKTTTANNSRPPVKDQGRREFEPKDQRYGGRRAKENRERRDRRRSERDGSRSSTK; translated from the exons GTCACACCTAAGACAGCTGCTGGGTTAAATCCAAATGCCACCGTCTTCTCGCTCAGCAATAAAACGAGCACGCCTAACCCACTGCTGGACGCTTCTGCGTGGGACGGGATCAATGCAAATGATG AGTACCAGCATGCCAACGGTGACATTGGGAAGGGAGAACAGGGAGGGGCGGTAGAAACTCCCATTGAGTCCCCCCTCTCCAGTGATGTCTCCTCGGGTTACATCGACAACCAGGCCCCTGTGGTCACAGCGTTCCCTACCGAGAACACTGTTGTTG atGCGGAGGATAACGTTGTCAATCCTGGTATTGTGACAGAGGACCAACTGCGACAGATGCTAAAGGAACAGCTGGAAAACTGCTTCTCCAG AGAAAGTCTTGCCAGTGACCGCTACCTACAATCACAAATGGATGCTGACCAGTATGTTCCCATAGCAACTGTTGCTGACCTCCAACAAATTCAGCAGCTCACAAATGACCTGGAACTTATCACAGAATTACTTAAAG AACTACCTAACGTACAAGTACTAGAGGTAGATGGGAAATGTGAGAAAGTTCGTCCGATTCACAATCGCTGTATAGTGATTCTACGGGAGATTCCTGAGTCAACACCTCTCGAG GATGTGAAAAACCTGTTCAGTGGAGAGAAATGTCCGAGGTTTGTGAGCTGCGAGTTTGCAGCAAATGATAGTTGGTATGTGACGTTTGACTCTGACGTGAGTGCTCAGCAGGCGTACCAGTACCTACGAGAGGAACAATGCACCTTCCTTAACAAACCTATTCTG GCGAGAATCAAAGCCAAGCCACTGATACGGATGACGTATCCCCGTAACGGGTACAGACCACAGTATCACCAACAACAGCAGGCTGTTCAACAGCAACAAGCACCACCACAACAGACTGGGgtaggagttacctcccctccCGCCGTGTCGCAGGCGGACCAGGCTGCTCAACAACAGTCGCAACAACCATCACAGCAACAAACACAATACCAGGTACAGCAACAGGTACCGATAATGACGCCGTTCATCAACGGTCAGCAA ACTCTTCCATTTTTCCCAAACGCTGCCCTGCTGCAATCCTGGCCAACAAATGTAACTAGTCCGACCCTGTTGGATCCCAGTATG GTTTTAGCCATTAATGGCTACCAGGCCACTAGTGTGGCTAAACTGAACTCGGGACCGTCACGACATCAATACACCAACGTCAACCGAAATAG TAGAAACCAGCGACCTGTTCGCCTTAACCATGAACACCGTATGCATTCAGACAACCGTCCAAACCAGGACCGTCAACAAGGACCTTCTGGAGGGTCGATGGATCGCCGCGGTGATAACACTGGGGGAGGTGGTGGTGGTGGCGGCGGTAGTCACCGCACTAGTCCACGTAACTCTGACAATTCACAGATATCAGGTCACCATTCCCCATTCCACCGTGAGGGgcgaaggggagataattcaaataTCAACCACTCTCACATGGTGCATTCAACAGTTCagcaacaacaaacacaacaaccGGTCACAGATAACAATTCCAATATTACAGTCAATAACCGCCAATCAGACAACTTATCACAGAG GATGACGAGAAGTTATAGAAGTCGCAGGAGAAGAGACGACGATGGTGCTAGAAATATG CGACCCAATTCTTCCCAGGCTCTCCCCAAAGACAGTAAATTGCCTAACGATCCACAGTTTGATCTAGAAATCAATTCGTTCCCACCATTACCAGGACCGGGAGCAGCT AATTCATCAACAGCTGGTGATGTCTTTGAGAGCAAGTTATCGGATGTTGTTAAGGGAACAGCTAAGCCCCAGGTGCGGGAGTCGAAGGCGTCCCCACCCCCTGTACCTCCCCCTCCACCACCTCCGTCTGCGTCTATACAGTCACCGCCAGTGGCCATTCCTAAGCCACAGGTACCGGTCGCTGTCACGGCGACAACAACATCAGTGCCTGCCACAACACGACCCTCAAGTCCGCCAAAGTCCCGGGAGTCTACAACCGCAACGTCAACGACAGCTGCGACGACAAACAGCTCCAGTGGAAATACAACATCAGTGCCATCTAGTGGTAGTGCCAATTGTACGGCCGTGGCGAGCCCGGTGACACGAGTGCCATCCCCACCAGTTGTACCACAGAA GTCAGTCAAGATATTGAGCATGCCTGAGAGTCAGCCAAAATCTGCAGAAAGCCACACGTCTCAGAGAACAGTCAGCAGTACTCCAAAGACT CAGGAAAAACCTGTTCCAGTTCAACAACAGGCTCAAGTCAAACTTACCTATGCTCAAATGTTGGCCCGTGGCCGCGAGGCTGAAGCTGCCGCCGCTGCTGCTGCGGCCGCCGCAGCTGAGGGTGGCAGTAAACAGCGCAGCAGTGATGAATCGGGCGAGGAGGACTCTAAAACTACTACTAGTGTGCGTGCCAGTCAAACATTGAAAGAGCAATCTCAGACAATTAAAACGACTACTGCCAATAACTCTAGACCTCCAGTCAAAGACCAGGGGCGACGTGAATTTGAACCTAAAGACCAGAGATACGGCGGACGTCGTGCCAAAGAGAACCGCGAGCGAAGGGACAGAAGACGTAGTGAACGGGATGGATCTCGGTCGTCGACGAAATAA